In Bacillus sp. Cs-700, one genomic interval encodes:
- a CDS encoding penicillin acylase family protein, with product MNTVVTPVKQPKLQKRKWPYYLTGSILFLVITALAISFWFVQRTAPVTNGEITLSGLEGSVSIYRDRSGVPHIEASSTKDLFMAQGFVTAQDRMFQMDLSRRQASGTLSEVIGESTIDNDKFFRTLGLRRAAEDSYTAYTDEAKQILEWYADGVNAYMTQAKTENSLPIEFTLAGYEPNAWTPLDSLTIGKYMAFDLGGHWEGQAFRYYLLQNFSEEEAMDLFPSYPDEGSTVIQEIKESQLDISQSFAKAVIPDPFNGSNNWVVSGEKTASGKPLLANDPHLGLGTPPIWYETHLNSPDYQVSGVIFAGVPGIIVGRNDSIAWGVTNVGPDVQDLYIEKRNPDNPNEFQYNDSWEEAEVLDESIPVKDSDPIPYEVVITRHGPILSEFAHDEQPDTALSLRWTALDPSTELEAVLKIDQASNWEEFKEALTSFHTPAQNFVFASTDGTIAYRANGLIPIRKNGDSMLPVPGWNDDYEWEGYIPWEELPTIVNPDEGFISTANNKITTDDYPYHITHTWAQPYRQDRIREVLIDGNNLEAQDMMNLQNDFVNLQGKELTPLLTKELQRENLTSVEKDALSLLQEWNYIDGRDEAAPLLFHLWLVEMEKVLFDGKIDKEMMSLFDGKSQVIDQLIRRAVNGEEGPWMEKSGGFQSVVTKSYQAAVERAVSLQGQTPKKWAWGTFHSVPFEHPLGAIKPLNLLFNPEVNAIGGSRVTVGAAGWNSSTGTVNHGAPWRGVTDLANMETSYNVISPGQSGYVLSEWYDNQIDDWVNGRYHETKMSGYEENAKHLILKP from the coding sequence ATGAATACGGTTGTTACACCTGTAAAACAGCCTAAGCTACAGAAGAGAAAGTGGCCGTATTACCTTACTGGAAGTATCTTATTCCTAGTGATTACCGCTTTAGCCATCAGTTTTTGGTTTGTGCAGAGAACAGCTCCTGTAACAAATGGGGAAATCACTTTATCGGGCTTAGAAGGTTCTGTTTCCATTTATCGAGATCGTTCAGGCGTTCCTCATATTGAAGCCTCATCAACAAAGGATTTATTTATGGCTCAAGGATTTGTGACAGCTCAGGACCGCATGTTTCAAATGGACCTAAGTCGTCGTCAAGCTTCTGGAACACTAAGTGAAGTCATTGGTGAGTCAACGATCGACAATGACAAATTTTTTCGTACGCTAGGCTTAAGAAGGGCTGCAGAAGATTCCTATACCGCCTACACTGATGAGGCAAAGCAAATACTCGAGTGGTATGCAGATGGTGTAAACGCCTATATGACACAAGCAAAAACGGAGAATTCACTACCGATTGAATTTACACTTGCGGGTTATGAACCTAATGCATGGACACCACTTGACTCTCTTACAATTGGAAAGTACATGGCGTTTGATTTAGGAGGACATTGGGAAGGTCAGGCATTTCGCTACTACCTTCTTCAGAATTTCTCAGAAGAAGAAGCAATGGATTTGTTTCCGAGTTATCCTGATGAAGGGTCTACTGTTATTCAAGAAATTAAAGAAAGTCAGTTAGATATCTCACAAAGTTTTGCTAAAGCGGTTATCCCTGATCCGTTTAACGGAAGTAATAATTGGGTCGTATCAGGCGAAAAAACCGCTTCAGGAAAGCCGCTTCTAGCCAATGATCCGCATCTTGGCCTCGGTACGCCTCCTATCTGGTACGAAACACACTTAAATTCTCCAGATTATCAGGTTAGTGGCGTTATTTTTGCAGGCGTTCCTGGAATTATCGTGGGACGAAACGACTCGATCGCCTGGGGAGTTACAAATGTAGGACCCGATGTTCAGGATCTCTATATTGAAAAAAGAAACCCAGATAATCCCAATGAATTTCAATATAACGATTCATGGGAGGAAGCAGAAGTTCTTGATGAAAGCATACCTGTAAAAGACAGTGATCCGATTCCATATGAAGTTGTCATTACGCGACATGGTCCTATTCTCTCTGAATTTGCCCATGACGAACAACCGGATACGGCTTTATCCCTTAGATGGACTGCCCTAGATCCTTCAACCGAATTAGAAGCGGTTCTTAAAATCGATCAAGCTTCTAACTGGGAAGAATTTAAGGAAGCGCTAACTTCTTTTCACACGCCAGCTCAAAATTTTGTGTTTGCTTCCACTGACGGAACAATTGCTTACCGAGCAAATGGACTCATTCCAATTCGTAAAAATGGTGATAGCATGCTGCCAGTCCCCGGTTGGAACGATGACTATGAATGGGAAGGTTATATTCCCTGGGAAGAACTTCCAACAATCGTAAATCCGGACGAAGGGTTCATTTCTACCGCAAATAATAAAATTACAACAGATGACTACCCCTATCACATCACCCATACATGGGCTCAACCTTATCGTCAGGATCGCATTCGAGAAGTATTAATTGACGGAAATAACCTTGAGGCTCAAGATATGATGAACCTTCAAAATGATTTCGTGAATTTACAGGGAAAGGAACTCACTCCCCTATTAACAAAGGAACTTCAAAGAGAAAACTTGACCTCAGTTGAAAAAGACGCTCTCTCACTTCTTCAAGAATGGAACTATATCGATGGTAGAGATGAAGCCGCTCCCCTTCTCTTTCATCTATGGTTAGTGGAAATGGAGAAGGTGTTATTTGATGGAAAGATTGACAAAGAAATGATGTCCCTTTTCGATGGGAAGAGTCAAGTCATTGACCAGCTCATTAGACGAGCTGTGAATGGTGAAGAAGGACCTTGGATGGAGAAGTCTGGGGGATTTCAATCCGTAGTAACGAAATCCTATCAAGCTGCCGTTGAACGCGCCGTTTCATTACAAGGACAAACACCTAAAAAATGGGCGTGGGGGACGTTCCATTCCGTGCCTTTTGAACATCCTCTTGGTGCGATAAAGCCATTGAATCTTCTCTTCAATCCAGAAGTGAACGCGATAGGCGGTAGCCGCGTAACAGTTGGTGCTGCAGGCTGGAATTCATCAACCGGTACGGTTAACCACGGAGCCCCCTGGCGAGGCGTCACGGATTTAGCCAATATGGAAACAAGCTATAACGTCATATCCCCAGGTCAATCTGGTTACGTATTAAGTGAATGGTATGACAATCAAATTGATGATTGGGTAAATGGACGTTACCATGAAACGAAGATGAGCGGTTATGAAGAAAACGCGAAGCATCTTATTCTTAAACCATAA
- a CDS encoding branched-chain amino acid aminotransferase, with translation MSTDLEIVTSTDLKAKPEKDQIPFGRTFTDHMFVMDYETGKGWFEPRIIPYEPITLDPAAMIFHYGQTVFEGLKAYRSDDRILLFRPEKNLQRLNLSSDRLSIPPIDEERVMGYLKELIHIEQDWVPSTPGTSLYVRPYIIATEPNLSVAPSNTYKLMIILSPVGSYFSGGLTPVKISVEDKFTRAVKGGTGMAKTAGNYSSAYQAQAKAYKDGNADVLWLDGVEKRYIEEVGSMNIFFKINGEVVTPELNGSILHGITRMSVIELLKKWDIPVTERKVSIEELYELSQKGELEEAFGTGTAAVISPVGELNWQGEKMVINNHEIGELSQKLYDTITGIQTGKLEDTQNWTVSVK, from the coding sequence ATGAGTACAGATTTAGAAATTGTTACAAGTACAGATTTAAAAGCGAAGCCTGAAAAGGATCAGATCCCTTTTGGAAGAACGTTTACTGACCATATGTTTGTAATGGATTATGAAACCGGTAAAGGGTGGTTTGAGCCACGCATCATTCCTTATGAGCCTATTACTCTTGATCCTGCTGCGATGATTTTTCACTACGGTCAAACGGTTTTTGAAGGTTTAAAAGCCTACCGTTCTGACGATCGTATCCTTTTATTTAGACCAGAGAAAAATTTACAGCGCTTGAATCTTTCAAGCGACAGATTGAGCATTCCTCCAATTGATGAAGAACGTGTGATGGGTTACTTAAAAGAATTGATTCACATTGAACAAGATTGGGTACCATCGACGCCGGGAACATCGCTTTATGTACGTCCGTATATTATTGCAACAGAGCCGAATTTATCTGTTGCTCCTTCAAATACGTACAAACTAATGATCATTCTTTCACCAGTTGGCTCTTATTTTTCTGGTGGCTTAACACCAGTGAAAATTAGCGTAGAAGATAAATTCACTAGAGCTGTTAAAGGCGGAACAGGAATGGCAAAAACTGCCGGAAACTATTCATCCGCTTATCAAGCGCAGGCAAAAGCCTATAAAGACGGAAATGCAGATGTTCTTTGGCTTGACGGAGTTGAAAAGCGTTATATTGAAGAAGTGGGGAGCATGAATATCTTCTTTAAGATTAATGGAGAAGTTGTTACGCCAGAATTAAACGGTAGCATTCTCCATGGCATTACAAGAATGTCCGTTATTGAATTGTTAAAGAAATGGGATATTCCAGTCACTGAAAGAAAGGTGTCTATTGAAGAACTGTATGAGCTGTCGCAAAAGGGAGAGCTTGAAGAAGCGTTTGGTACTGGAACGGCTGCCGTCATTTCACCAGTAGGAGAACTCAACTGGCAAGGTGAAAAAATGGTTATTAACAATCATGAAATTGGTGAACTTTCTCAGAAATTGTATGACACCATTACAGGTATTCAAACAGGGAAGTTAGAAGATACACAAAATTGGACAGTATCCGTAAAATAG
- a CDS encoding GPR1/FUN34/YaaH family transporter yields MMNQTQNTQRVQMVTADPSAIGLFGLAMVTLVASSAKLGWTDGVSFVLPWAIFLGGIAQLIASFLDAKHNNTFGTTAFAAFGLFWLGVGTSWLIQFGVFGDAAAAAVDPKQLGIAYIGYLIFSVFMTVGAMETHKVLFFIFVFIDFLFIGLTFSTLGIFPEGMHFLAAIAEFCIAILSFYGSAASVLNTHFGKVTLPVGKPFGIFKQA; encoded by the coding sequence ATCATGAATCAAACACAAAACACGCAGCGCGTACAAATGGTAACAGCAGATCCATCGGCTATTGGACTGTTTGGTCTTGCGATGGTTACGCTTGTGGCATCATCAGCTAAACTAGGTTGGACAGACGGCGTATCCTTTGTCCTACCATGGGCAATTTTTTTAGGAGGCATTGCTCAGCTTATTGCTAGTTTCCTCGATGCCAAACACAATAACACGTTTGGAACGACTGCCTTCGCAGCTTTTGGTCTATTTTGGCTAGGTGTTGGAACATCCTGGTTAATTCAATTCGGTGTCTTTGGCGATGCAGCAGCGGCAGCTGTTGATCCGAAACAATTAGGCATTGCATATATCGGATATTTGATCTTTAGTGTCTTTATGACAGTGGGTGCGATGGAAACACATAAAGTCCTTTTCTTTATTTTTGTCTTTATTGATTTCTTATTTATCGGACTTACATTCTCTACTTTAGGAATTTTCCCTGAAGGAATGCACTTCTTAGCCGCAATTGCTGAGTTCTGTATTGCAATCTTGAGTTTCTACGGCTCAGCTGCTAGCGTATTAAATACCCATTTCGGCAAGGTGACACTACCTGTCGGAAAGCCTTTTGGTATTTTCAAGCAGGCTTAA
- a CDS encoding DUF6376 family protein gives MKKIAIVFVTTIFFLGGCSFLEDVNSTLNYVDEAREYASEASDFANETPTLAKQAINDEQALNEFESRLEEMKKDIQEFNELEAPKVGAELHQNIVDRNEKAMNTIDQFLKNIEDGKLDPSMVENTDAFQTLTEINDVIDQINQLNE, from the coding sequence ATGAAGAAAATAGCGATCGTTTTTGTTACGACAATCTTTTTTCTCGGAGGCTGTTCTTTTCTCGAGGATGTGAACAGTACGCTAAACTATGTCGATGAGGCACGTGAATACGCTAGTGAGGCGAGTGATTTTGCGAATGAAACTCCTACTTTAGCCAAACAGGCGATTAATGATGAACAGGCATTGAATGAATTTGAAAGTCGACTAGAAGAGATGAAGAAAGATATACAGGAATTTAACGAGTTAGAAGCGCCGAAAGTTGGAGCGGAACTCCATCAAAACATTGTTGATCGAAATGAAAAAGCTATGAATACAATTGATCAATTTTTAAAGAATATAGAAGATGGAAAGTTGGATCCTTCGATGGTTGAAAATACGGATGCATTCCAAACCTTAACAGAGATTAATGATGTCATTGATCAGATTAATCAGTTAAATGAATAA
- a CDS encoding DUF4440 domain-containing protein, giving the protein MKGENMRIDEIKTQIFQLEKELLTPQIRENSLKLNSILAADFFEFGSSGTIWNKKDVAEGGLSQREMTLSDFDIHPLAEGVMLATYRIHDKTRNQKTLRSSIWKKNEDQWQLFFHQGTLAK; this is encoded by the coding sequence ATGAAAGGAGAAAACATGAGAATCGATGAAATCAAAACACAGATATTTCAATTGGAAAAGGAGTTGCTCACGCCTCAAATAAGGGAGAATTCATTGAAGTTAAATTCAATACTCGCAGCTGATTTTTTTGAGTTTGGAAGTTCGGGCACAATTTGGAATAAAAAGGATGTAGCAGAAGGGGGTCTTTCGCAAAGAGAAATGACGTTATCTGATTTTGACATTCATCCTTTAGCAGAAGGTGTAATGCTTGCTACGTATCGTATTCATGATAAAACGAGAAATCAAAAAACGCTTCGAAGTTCGATATGGAAAAAAAATGAGGATCAATGGCAACTGTTCTTTCACCAGGGAACATTAGCTAAGTAA
- a CDS encoding DUF1641 domain-containing protein: protein MSESITTETSEKRVPTQDERELLDQLLDPKVQESLSVLVKELPKVTELVNMMSKSYDTVQALATDDVLKNDTVEFMSEILHPVKNSVKDVAANAIEAKDEAEKSSEVIGLFGLLKMLKDPQAQKLFRFVNAYLKVSGEKSNQK, encoded by the coding sequence ATGTCAGAATCAATCACAACCGAAACAAGCGAAAAACGCGTTCCTACTCAAGACGAGCGCGAACTGCTTGATCAGCTTTTAGATCCTAAAGTTCAGGAGTCACTAAGCGTACTTGTAAAGGAACTACCTAAAGTAACAGAACTTGTCAATATGATGTCTAAATCATATGATACCGTACAAGCTCTCGCAACAGATGATGTATTAAAAAATGATACTGTCGAATTCATGTCTGAAATTCTTCACCCTGTCAAAAATTCAGTAAAAGACGTTGCTGCTAATGCTATTGAAGCAAAGGATGAAGCAGAAAAAAGCTCTGAAGTTATTGGCCTTTTCGGACTTTTGAAAATGCTCAAAGATCCACAAGCTCAAAAACTTTTCAGATTTGTAAATGCCTATCTTAAAGTTTCAGGCGAAAAAAGTAACCAAAAATAA
- a CDS encoding NAD(P)/FAD-dependent oxidoreductase encodes MSKQIVILGAGYGGLLSALSVRQYLNESEATVTLINKTPTHQIITELHRLAAGNISTEAAALPLDKLLKGNDINLKVATVDSFSVDNKEVKLSDGSTLSYDALVVALGSKTAYFGIPGLEENSMVLKSAEDANRIHAHVEERIKSFAASGDEADATILIGGGGLTGTELVGELADETPKLARKYGVDPAKIKLKLVEAMPKILPMLPDELINRAMTSLEKRGVEFLTNLPVTNVEGNVVELKDGQKIVTNTFVWTGGVQGNPLVGECGIEVNRGRATVNNYLQSTSHENVFVAGDSAVYFKPGDERPQPPTAQIAWQMGDLIGYNLYAYLYDKDYKEFEPVNSGTLASLGRKDAVAQIGGNSTSLKGLPASVMKEASNVRYLSHIKGLFALAY; translated from the coding sequence ATGTCAAAACAAATAGTCATTTTGGGCGCAGGTTATGGTGGGCTTCTTTCTGCTTTATCCGTACGTCAATACTTAAATGAATCAGAAGCAACTGTTACATTAATCAACAAAACGCCAACACACCAAATCATTACTGAATTGCACCGTCTAGCTGCTGGTAACATCTCTACAGAAGCTGCGGCACTTCCACTAGACAAGTTATTAAAAGGAAATGACATTAACCTTAAAGTTGCAACGGTTGATTCTTTTTCTGTTGATAACAAAGAAGTGAAGCTTTCAGATGGCTCTACACTTTCTTACGATGCACTAGTCGTTGCACTTGGTAGTAAAACAGCTTACTTCGGCATTCCAGGGCTTGAAGAAAACAGCATGGTTTTGAAGTCTGCTGAAGATGCAAACCGTATCCACGCTCATGTGGAAGAACGCATTAAGAGCTTTGCAGCGTCAGGTGACGAAGCGGACGCTACGATCCTTATTGGCGGTGGCGGTCTTACAGGAACTGAGCTCGTTGGCGAACTAGCTGATGAAACGCCGAAGCTTGCTCGTAAGTACGGCGTAGATCCAGCTAAAATCAAACTAAAGCTTGTTGAAGCAATGCCAAAGATTCTTCCAATGCTTCCGGACGAATTGATTAATCGTGCAATGACTAGTCTTGAAAAGCGCGGCGTTGAATTCCTAACAAACCTTCCTGTTACAAATGTTGAAGGTAACGTTGTTGAACTAAAAGACGGTCAAAAGATTGTAACAAACACATTCGTATGGACAGGTGGCGTTCAAGGTAACCCGCTCGTTGGCGAATGCGGTATTGAAGTGAATCGCGGACGTGCAACGGTGAACAATTACCTGCAATCCACTTCACACGAGAATGTGTTCGTAGCTGGAGACAGTGCTGTTTACTTCAAACCAGGAGATGAGCGTCCTCAACCACCTACAGCTCAAATCGCATGGCAGATGGGTGACCTAATCGGGTATAACTTATATGCTTACCTTTATGACAAAGACTACAAAGAATTTGAACCCGTTAACTCAGGTACATTAGCAAGTCTTGGTCGTAAAGATGCAGTTGCTCAAATCGGCGGTAACTCAACCTCTCTTAAAGGACTTCCTGCATCTGTGATGAAAGAAGCAAGTAACGTTCGTTACCTCTCACACATTAAAGGTTTGTTTGCCTTAGCATACTAA
- a CDS encoding sucrose-6-phosphate hydrolase — MIDYIDFSNRQNRFVTLSDVSNDYLSTIEKIAKEDTYYPRYHIAPHHGLMNDPNGLAFFRGEHHIFYQWFPLGPVHGLKHWYHVSTKDFIHFKDHGIALYPDQLYDSHGCHSGSAFVEGDKMHLFYTGNHLTGQSVAIPSQVYGFLNEDQTISKENVMIEGTPPEFSNNFRDPIVFKRDKKYYMLVGGETTKNKGAIALYSGDQPNEMTYRGILQTNFKDAGYMWECPNYFEQNNRGVLIFSPQGELKKNKYQFNNVFSVVYCISDLLDVATGKLNAHEYIELDKGFDFYAPQTYEDACGRRILIGWLGNSKSMYPTDQNMWAHMLTLPREVKTEGDRLLQLPLQELRDLRAEGQDLQTNHQLTSRAFEMVIEVDRAFEIIFRNEGNETVVFSSNGEEYCLDRSNMTHVYAKEFGTKRYALRKQKEKHQIRLFVDSSSIEIFCDHGETVFTSRMFIEGMNVVCCHGISGDLYPLYQIVKGKKPDFIV; from the coding sequence ATGATTGATTACATTGATTTTTCTAACCGACAGAATCGTTTCGTTACTTTGTCAGATGTTTCGAATGACTATCTAAGTACGATTGAAAAAATTGCAAAAGAGGATACTTATTATCCGCGTTATCATATAGCACCTCATCATGGGTTAATGAATGATCCAAATGGATTAGCTTTTTTTAGAGGAGAACACCATATCTTCTATCAATGGTTCCCATTAGGACCTGTTCATGGATTGAAGCATTGGTATCATGTTTCAACGAAAGATTTTATTCATTTTAAAGATCACGGTATCGCTCTTTATCCAGATCAGTTATACGATTCTCACGGGTGTCACTCAGGATCCGCTTTTGTTGAAGGGGATAAGATGCACCTATTCTATACAGGAAATCATCTAACTGGGCAGAGTGTAGCCATACCAAGTCAGGTATATGGATTCCTAAATGAAGATCAAACGATATCGAAGGAAAACGTGATGATAGAAGGGACGCCTCCCGAATTCAGCAATAATTTTAGAGATCCGATTGTTTTTAAACGAGACAAGAAATACTACATGCTTGTGGGTGGTGAAACAACTAAGAATAAAGGCGCAATTGCTCTTTATTCAGGAGACCAACCAAATGAAATGACGTATCGTGGCATTCTGCAGACGAATTTTAAGGATGCAGGGTATATGTGGGAGTGCCCCAACTATTTTGAACAAAATAATCGCGGTGTTCTTATCTTTTCTCCTCAGGGGGAGCTAAAAAAAAATAAGTATCAGTTTAACAATGTGTTTTCTGTGGTTTACTGTATTAGTGACCTATTAGATGTTGCTACGGGTAAACTGAATGCCCACGAATATATCGAACTAGACAAAGGGTTTGATTTCTATGCTCCACAAACTTATGAGGATGCATGTGGAAGAAGGATTCTGATTGGTTGGTTAGGCAATTCAAAGAGCATGTATCCTACAGACCAAAATATGTGGGCTCACATGTTAACGTTGCCGAGAGAAGTTAAGACTGAGGGGGATCGTTTATTACAACTGCCTCTTCAAGAGCTAAGAGACCTGAGGGCAGAGGGGCAGGATCTGCAAACAAATCACCAATTAACTTCCCGAGCATTTGAAATGGTTATTGAAGTCGACCGAGCATTTGAAATAATTTTTAGAAATGAAGGTAATGAAACCGTGGTTTTCTCTTCAAATGGAGAAGAGTATTGTCTTGATCGTTCAAATATGACTCATGTTTATGCTAAAGAATTTGGTACAAAAAGATATGCATTAAGAAAACAAAAAGAGAAACATCAAATTCGTCTTTTTGTAGATTCCTCAAGTATTGAAATCTTTTGTGATCATGGCGAAACTGTGTTTACGAGTCGAATGTTTATAGAAGGCATGAATGTCGTATGTTGCCACGGTATTTCAGGTGATTTATATCCTTTATATCAAATTGTAAAAGGAAAAAAGCCGGATTTTATTGTATGA
- a CDS encoding PTS transporter subunit EIIC has translation MAKNPKTVAHSVLKALGGKENIYRISHCATRLRVELKDDTLLKKESLDSIEGVSGYFYQSGQHQIILGTGLVNKVYAELEKGGVTDSQDNSNEPRNSNNSKIQQLTKTFADIFIPVIPVLIATGLLMGLRGLLVNGFGMELSSTILVLSQVLTDTAFTFIPVLITWSAMKKFGGSPVIGIALGLMLVAPQLPDKWAVSFGEVDPLLLTILGFDIPITGMQSSILPAVFMGWLAAKTEKIARKYIPEMLDLILTPFVTLLFSLILGLVIVGPVILGIENLLTSGIMYFFELPFGIGGFVYGGTIQLLAITGMHHTIVPITVKMVAETGYDLINPIGTAAIAGQAGAALAVVIQQRDKIKRSNMLGSVIPAFFGITEPVMFAINLPKVKPFIYGCLGGAVGGGFASILGIAAAGTGSTMLPGLLLYIGDGFFQYILVILVALATSFLVTFIAYREKPSAEQPALNLNIKHG, from the coding sequence GTATTAAAAGCATTAGGTGGAAAAGAGAATATTTATCGCATCTCACACTGTGCAACAAGATTAAGGGTCGAGCTGAAAGATGATACATTGCTTAAGAAAGAATCATTGGATTCTATTGAAGGCGTAAGCGGATATTTTTACCAAAGTGGGCAACATCAAATCATTCTTGGTACTGGTCTTGTAAATAAAGTTTATGCTGAACTTGAGAAAGGTGGAGTTACTGATAGTCAAGACAACTCTAATGAACCAAGAAATTCAAACAATTCTAAGATCCAACAACTAACAAAAACATTTGCAGATATTTTTATTCCTGTTATTCCCGTTCTCATAGCAACAGGTCTATTGATGGGACTTAGAGGATTACTTGTAAACGGTTTTGGAATGGAACTTTCCTCAACTATTTTAGTGCTGTCTCAAGTACTAACAGATACAGCGTTTACATTCATTCCGGTGTTAATTACTTGGTCTGCTATGAAAAAATTCGGAGGATCACCCGTCATTGGAATAGCCCTCGGCTTAATGCTAGTAGCACCGCAGTTACCGGATAAATGGGCTGTATCGTTCGGGGAAGTAGATCCACTACTTCTTACAATATTAGGGTTTGATATTCCAATAACAGGTATGCAAAGTTCGATTCTACCTGCTGTCTTTATGGGTTGGTTAGCTGCAAAAACTGAAAAAATAGCGAGAAAATACATTCCTGAAATGCTCGATCTTATTTTGACACCGTTTGTCACATTATTGTTTTCGTTAATTCTTGGACTTGTTATCGTAGGCCCGGTGATTTTGGGGATAGAAAATTTACTTACTTCTGGCATCATGTATTTCTTTGAATTACCATTTGGAATCGGTGGATTTGTTTATGGAGGTACCATTCAGCTATTAGCAATAACAGGTATGCACCATACGATTGTTCCAATAACCGTAAAGATGGTTGCGGAAACGGGATATGATTTAATCAATCCAATTGGTACGGCAGCAATCGCCGGTCAAGCTGGAGCAGCTCTTGCGGTCGTTATTCAGCAAAGAGATAAAATTAAGCGATCTAATATGTTAGGTTCTGTTATACCTGCTTTCTTTGGCATAACTGAGCCCGTGATGTTCGCGATTAACTTACCTAAAGTAAAGCCATTTATTTACGGTTGTTTAGGTGGCGCAGTTGGTGGTGGTTTTGCTTCGATCTTGGGCATCGCTGCAGCGGGTACTGGGTCAACGATGTTACCAGGATTATTATTGTATATAGGCGATGGTTTCTTTCAATACATTCTAGTGATTCTAGTTGCATTGGCCACTTCGTTTCTCGTTACGTTCATCGCGTATCGTGAAAAGCCGTCTGCTGAACAACCTGCATTAAATTTAAATATTAAACATGGCTAA